In one window of Lynx canadensis isolate LIC74 chromosome A3, mLynCan4.pri.v2, whole genome shotgun sequence DNA:
- the WFDC5 gene encoding WAP four-disulfide core domain protein 5 has protein sequence MRAWGLLLLVALLTLGSQLPAALARRKGEKSGGCPPDDGPCLLSVPDHCVDDSQCPARMKCCYKACFRQCVRKISVKPGSCPEDRLRCVSPVQHLCHQDSDCKGSARCCLGACGRDCRSPARG, from the exons ATGAGGGCCTGGGGCCTTCTCCTCCTGGTGGCCCTCCTGACTTTGGGGAGCCAGCTGCCTGCTGCCTTGgccaggaggaagggag AGAAATCTGGGGGCTGCCCACCGGACGACGGGCCCTGCCTCCTTTCGGTGCCTGACCACTGTGTGGATGACAGCCAGTGTCCCGCAAGGATGAAATGCTGCTACAAAGCTTGCTTCCGCCAGTGTGTCCGAAAGATCTCAG TCAAGCCCGGCAGCTGCCCGGAGGACCGCCTGCGCTGCGTCAGCCCCGTACAGCATCTGTGCCACCAGGACTCAGACTGCAAGGGCTCGGCTCGCTGCTGCCTGGGCGCCTGTGGCCGTGACTGCCGCAGCCCTGCACGAG gCTAA